From one Melioribacteraceae bacterium genomic stretch:
- a CDS encoding sigma-54-dependent Fis family transcriptional regulator, translated as MNIERLELEQMREVSKEHFEALYRISHILNSTEYQGSLIEDALDWVIKVINAERGVFAKYNSDENIFKIITARNTRGENIVDLSEFSSSILNEIINKKHSILHHDVQGDPQLSQFESIQIRRIKSVIGVPIVRNENVWGVFVADSQINRKDFTNENLVFLNIFSNLVSLALDRIENLEKLKDEREILLNKLEATEKIPNMVGQSKAMNELASLIKKVAKTDATVLILGESGTGKDLVAKAIHKLSSRKDQPYLAQFCGSIPDTLLESELFGYKKGAFTGANTDKKGLLEVANNGTFFLDEIADISMALQAKLLRVLENKEIIRLGDTQIKKIDVRIITATNKDLQQLVREGKFREDLFYRLNVFPVKVPPLRDRRSDIPLLAKDFILKFAENKNLHLDKSSIKKLEAYNWPGNVRQLINVMQRALILCDNSKITEDHLIFEEEEVLNSFNGTLKDFEIKLLQDRLKQFDGNRTLTAESLGVSVRWIQLKLKEMGLQ; from the coding sequence ATGAATATTGAACGGCTTGAATTAGAACAGATGAGGGAAGTTTCAAAAGAACACTTTGAAGCACTCTATAGAATAAGTCACATTCTTAATTCTACCGAGTACCAAGGCTCGCTTATTGAAGACGCACTTGACTGGGTAATAAAAGTAATTAATGCTGAAAGAGGTGTGTTCGCTAAATACAATAGTGATGAGAATATTTTCAAAATTATTACAGCCCGGAATACTAGAGGAGAGAATATTGTTGACCTCTCTGAATTTTCATCCAGTATTTTGAATGAAATTATTAACAAAAAACACTCAATACTTCATCACGATGTACAAGGCGACCCACAATTATCTCAATTTGAGAGTATCCAAATAAGAAGAATTAAGTCAGTTATTGGTGTTCCCATTGTAAGAAATGAAAACGTCTGGGGAGTATTTGTTGCAGATAGTCAAATCAACAGGAAAGATTTTACAAATGAAAATTTAGTTTTCCTAAATATCTTTTCGAATTTAGTATCCTTGGCACTGGATCGAATTGAAAATCTGGAAAAGTTAAAAGACGAAAGAGAAATTCTCCTAAATAAACTTGAGGCCACCGAAAAAATTCCCAACATGGTTGGTCAAAGCAAAGCTATGAATGAACTTGCATCGTTAATAAAAAAAGTGGCAAAAACAGATGCAACAGTGTTGATACTTGGTGAAAGCGGTACAGGAAAAGATTTGGTAGCAAAAGCAATTCATAAACTAAGCAGTAGAAAAGATCAACCTTATTTAGCTCAATTCTGTGGATCAATTCCCGATACACTTTTAGAAAGCGAATTGTTTGGTTATAAGAAAGGAGCTTTTACAGGTGCGAATACAGACAAGAAAGGCCTGTTGGAAGTTGCCAATAACGGAACTTTTTTCTTAGATGAAATCGCCGATATTTCTATGGCGTTACAAGCAAAACTTTTACGGGTTTTGGAAAATAAGGAAATTATAAGACTTGGTGATACTCAAATAAAAAAGATTGACGTTAGAATTATCACTGCAACAAATAAAGATTTACAACAACTGGTAAGAGAAGGAAAATTTAGGGAGGATTTATTTTACAGACTAAATGTATTCCCCGTTAAAGTGCCACCATTAAGAGACAGAAGATCAGATATCCCGTTACTTGCTAAAGACTTTATATTAAAATTTGCCGAGAACAAAAATCTTCACTTAGATAAAAGCTCAATTAAAAAGTTAGAAGCATATAATTGGCCCGGCAATGTAAGGCAGTTAATTAATGTGATGCAGCGCGCTTTAATACTTTGTGATAATTCTAAAATAACAGAAGATCATCTAATTTTTGAGGAGGAAGAAGTTCTTAATAGTTTTAACGGAACACTGAAAGATTTTGAAATAAAACTTTTGCAAGATCGTTTAAAACAATTTGATGGTAATAGAACTTTAACAGCCGAATCTCTTGGAGTATCGGTTCGATGGATACAGCTAAAATTGAAAGAAATGGGTTTACAATAA
- a CDS encoding SIR2 family protein, giving the protein MGKKEIYLRYSNTRDVVFVLGAGASHPDGVPLQRDILPLILSGEIAEVKNSYLGKLVADFINHNYKYGKEKDQYPRLEAVFGFLDYFIQQNESLSSEYPYSTLIAVKEALIKLIHYVVDFKSDKSSTYYHLFWEAVEKYNSNISIITLNYDTLLEQGYRFLFEKFGYIDYSIHLMNYNEYSSSKTKFTQWVNPREPISIDKDLNPVPTKILKIHGSLNWKYCNCCNQTLLTPWDKKIDLQQGKFLGYTYPERREYEYNCPLDGTDFQTLIMPPSNIKTLNHPVISQLLSEAAREIRSTKKIVFFGYSLSDADVHIKALFQKNLEDDVKIYVVNSRSTKKMKLRFRSLHPNVEFIESPFEQVVQNEEILSQLFMKEN; this is encoded by the coding sequence ATGGGCAAGAAAGAAATTTATTTACGCTATTCGAACACACGCGATGTTGTTTTTGTATTGGGAGCCGGGGCTTCTCATCCGGATGGTGTTCCGCTTCAAAGAGATATCTTACCATTAATTCTTTCGGGAGAAATTGCCGAAGTAAAAAATTCTTACCTCGGAAAACTTGTCGCAGATTTTATCAATCATAACTACAAATACGGTAAGGAAAAAGATCAATATCCGAGACTTGAAGCTGTCTTTGGATTTTTGGATTACTTCATTCAGCAAAATGAAAGCTTAAGTTCAGAGTATCCTTATTCTACCTTAATAGCAGTCAAAGAGGCATTAATTAAATTAATTCATTATGTCGTAGATTTTAAGTCAGATAAATCAAGCACATATTATCATTTATTTTGGGAAGCAGTGGAAAAATATAACTCCAATATTTCAATCATTACTTTGAATTATGATACACTGCTTGAACAGGGTTACAGATTCTTGTTTGAAAAATTTGGTTATATCGATTACTCAATTCATCTTATGAATTATAATGAATACAGTAGTAGTAAAACTAAATTTACTCAATGGGTTAATCCTCGCGAACCAATATCGATTGACAAAGACTTGAATCCAGTTCCGACCAAAATTCTTAAAATTCACGGAAGTCTTAATTGGAAATACTGTAATTGCTGTAATCAAACATTACTAACGCCATGGGATAAGAAAATTGATTTGCAGCAAGGAAAATTTCTTGGTTATACATATCCGGAAAGAAGGGAGTACGAGTATAATTGTCCACTTGACGGCACTGATTTCCAAACTCTTATAATGCCTCCGTCAAATATAAAAACACTTAATCACCCGGTTATTTCACAATTGCTAAGTGAAGCGGCAAGAGAAATTCGTTCGACAAAAAAAATAGTGTTCTTCGGTTATTCACTTTCCGATGCGGATGTTCATATTAAAGCATTATTCCAAAAAAACTTGGAAGATGACGTTAAGATATATGTTGTGAATTCACGATCAACAAAGAAAATGAAATTAAGATTTCGTTCACTTCATCCGAATGTTGAATTTATCGAAAGTCCATTTGAGCAAGTTGTTCAAAATGAGGAAATTTTGTCTCAATTATTTATGAAAGAAAATTGA
- a CDS encoding histidine phosphatase family protein, producing MYIQRHGESEANAQRIYSCLKVDPQLTADGRKQIESYLDYYSQLEIDKIISSPSTRAIQTAEIISNHIGLSISIDNKLHEVIMGDLEGLPQDDKENISLFESILANWFKGDKSKRFPNGESYYDVKARIDHVAEYYFDQTNTLLVAHATFFACMIAETIKYNESVFELFLPRAGRGKYENGKWIIIDTR from the coding sequence ATGTACATCCAACGCCATGGTGAAAGCGAAGCTAATGCACAGAGAATTTATTCATGTTTGAAAGTAGATCCTCAATTAACCGCAGATGGTAGAAAACAGATTGAATCTTATCTTGATTACTATTCGCAATTAGAAATTGATAAAATAATTTCAAGTCCATCAACAAGAGCAATTCAAACCGCAGAGATAATTTCAAATCATATTGGATTATCAATATCTATCGATAATAAATTGCATGAAGTTATAATGGGTGATCTTGAAGGACTTCCGCAAGATGATAAGGAAAATATAAGTCTGTTTGAATCTATTTTAGCAAACTGGTTTAAGGGAGATAAATCAAAAAGATTTCCTAACGGTGAAAGCTATTATGATGTGAAAGCAAGAATTGATCATGTTGCTGAATATTATTTTGATCAGACAAACACATTGCTGGTTGCGCATGCTACTTTCTTTGCATGCATGATTGCCGAAACAATTAAGTATAATGAAAGTGTCTTTGAATTATTTTTACCGAGAGCCGGTCGCGGCAAATATGAAAACGGCAAATGGATTATAATTGATACTCGCTAA
- a CDS encoding T9SS type A sorting domain-containing protein: protein MTRKQLTLLLFLSALTVCYAQRNDEKTLLQNGFIESRSFDANTILLDKITNRGDFNSASWSSLNYGTLPAKRVLFDAGFWVSGFYKGEIRSAVKYYSANYSPGPIINGRPAMDESPSDSLRYRVYKVFKGNDPQNPDLLEWPSDLGAPTNEQGAPLIFGDQILWSVYNMFDSNSVNPNFVTTKQKGILPIEVQQKIYGREGNKKDFENIFHNLFFIEWTIINKGSSSIDSAFIGLWADIDFYDINSNIPAVDVNRQTGYLWSGIDFTPSLGGVPPSVGLTLLYGPVKSHPDSTAIFKGREISGKYNLGLSSFKGIGDDTNLDPLYGPPRNENQVYSSANGFSNGGGIIIDPTTTRSTKFPFSGDPINETGWLFPSDKVGNGSGIILFTGSFNLAPSDTQWVMAAFVPGLGVDKKESIIKMREKIDILHSQPYDSLAFGDTPIIITSLDENLEEISKTFTLSQNYPNPFNPSTTIEFNVPLNTTRNVKLSIYNILGQEIKTLLNKPMSPGHHSITFDASDLSTGVYVYKLSSGSTIISKKMILIK, encoded by the coding sequence ATGACACGAAAACAGCTGACTTTACTATTATTCTTATCTGCTTTAACTGTCTGTTATGCGCAGCGCAACGATGAGAAAACATTATTACAAAATGGCTTTATAGAAAGCCGAAGTTTTGATGCTAATACAATTTTACTGGATAAAATTACCAATAGAGGTGATTTTAACTCTGCATCATGGAGTTCTCTGAACTACGGAACTTTACCGGCTAAACGCGTGCTGTTCGATGCCGGATTTTGGGTAAGTGGATTTTACAAAGGTGAAATTCGTTCGGCTGTTAAATATTATTCGGCTAACTACTCTCCTGGCCCAATTATTAATGGTAGGCCTGCTATGGATGAGTCTCCAAGTGATTCATTAAGATATAGAGTTTATAAGGTATTTAAAGGAAACGATCCGCAAAATCCGGATTTACTAGAGTGGCCATCTGATTTGGGAGCTCCAACCAATGAACAGGGAGCACCTCTTATCTTCGGGGATCAAATACTTTGGTCAGTTTATAATATGTTCGATTCTAATTCTGTCAATCCTAATTTTGTTACGACTAAGCAAAAAGGAATACTACCAATAGAAGTGCAGCAGAAAATTTATGGGAGAGAGGGTAACAAAAAGGATTTTGAAAATATTTTCCATAATTTATTTTTTATTGAATGGACTATAATCAATAAAGGCTCATCTTCAATAGATTCTGCTTTTATTGGATTATGGGCTGACATTGATTTTTATGATATTAACTCTAACATCCCGGCAGTAGATGTGAATCGGCAAACTGGTTATTTGTGGAGTGGTATAGATTTTACACCTTCCTTAGGTGGGGTTCCACCTTCGGTTGGTCTCACACTTTTATATGGCCCAGTTAAATCACACCCTGATTCAACAGCAATTTTTAAGGGGAGGGAAATTTCGGGGAAATATAATCTCGGTTTAAGTTCTTTTAAAGGAATTGGTGACGATACAAATCTCGATCCGCTCTACGGTCCTCCAAGAAATGAAAATCAAGTTTATTCTTCCGCTAATGGTTTTTCAAACGGCGGCGGTATAATCATTGACCCAACAACAACAAGATCAACAAAATTTCCATTTAGCGGTGATCCCATTAATGAGACGGGATGGTTATTTCCCTCTGACAAAGTAGGAAATGGATCGGGGATTATTTTGTTCACCGGATCTTTTAATTTAGCGCCAAGTGATACTCAATGGGTTATGGCCGCTTTTGTTCCAGGCTTGGGAGTTGACAAAAAAGAAAGTATAATTAAAATGCGTGAAAAGATTGATATACTGCATTCTCAACCTTATGATTCTTTGGCTTTTGGTGATACACCAATTATAATAACTTCTTTAGATGAAAATTTAGAAGAAATATCTAAAACATTTACCCTTAGCCAAAATTATCCAAATCCGTTTAATCCCAGTACTACTATAGAATTTAATGTTCCGTTAAATACAACAAGAAATGTGAAGCTATCCATATATAACATTCTTGGACAAGAAATAAAAACTTTGCTCAATAAACCAATGAGCCCAGGTCATCATTCGATTACATTTGATGCGTCGGATTTATCAACCGGAGTTTATGTTTATAAATTATCTTCCGGATCAACAATAATTTCCAAGAAGATGATTTTGATAAAATAA
- a CDS encoding MBL fold metallo-hydrolase gives MIFSRRSFIKNTSILTAGILLPTNRLLNALQNEPGNMKILRGNVGLYTERGGTIGWQISDDAIVVVDSQFPDTARNFMSMVIDKTKRKIDFVINTHHHADHTSGNYMLNKITDKIIAHENAVKLQKQFYGKGDTKESQVYANITFSKEWSTTIGNQTITASYFKPAHTSGDIYVFFENENIVHLGDLVFNRVYPYIDRPGGSNISGWIEYLDKISQQFDGDTIFIFGHGSSVTGKVDDIIYMRNYLTALLDTVKKEILLGKSQEEIESLKVIPGFENHDGTRIKNNLTAAYEELTI, from the coding sequence ATGATTTTTTCGAGAAGATCTTTTATAAAAAACACCTCAATTTTAACTGCGGGAATTTTGCTGCCAACAAATAGGTTATTAAATGCTCTTCAAAATGAACCCGGGAATATGAAAATATTACGCGGAAATGTTGGATTATATACTGAAAGAGGAGGAACTATTGGATGGCAAATTTCAGACGATGCTATTGTTGTTGTTGATTCACAATTCCCTGATACAGCAAGAAATTTTATGTCAATGGTAATTGACAAAACCAAAAGGAAGATTGATTTTGTGATTAATACTCATCATCATGCGGATCACACATCAGGTAATTACATGCTTAATAAAATCACAGATAAAATTATTGCACATGAAAATGCGGTTAAGCTGCAAAAACAATTTTACGGAAAAGGTGATACAAAAGAATCGCAGGTGTACGCTAATATAACATTTAGTAAAGAATGGTCTACAACTATTGGAAATCAAACCATAACAGCATCATATTTTAAACCTGCTCATACGAGCGGTGATATTTATGTGTTTTTTGAAAACGAAAATATCGTTCATCTTGGAGATTTAGTTTTCAATCGGGTTTACCCCTATATAGACAGACCCGGCGGCAGCAACATCTCTGGGTGGATTGAATATTTAGATAAAATTTCTCAACAATTTGATGGCGATACGATTTTCATTTTTGGTCATGGTTCTTCTGTAACCGGTAAAGTTGATGACATAATTTATATGAGAAATTATTTGACAGCACTATTAGATACTGTAAAGAAAGAGATTCTTTTGGGCAAAAGCCAAGAAGAGATTGAAAGTTTAAAGGTAATTCCGGGATTTGAGAATCATGATGGTACACGAATTAAAAACAACTTAACTGCTGCATATGAAGAATTGACTATCTAA
- a CDS encoding type II CAAX endopeptidase family protein — protein sequence MNYYFNKYSDLLSNVDPQSRIEKFFQFPITRMVIILILLAPSFLIIETVRGVVIKSVDFTTAVYSGYFFDVLLIAAMMITYRIYTSATENRKAHEISFFKFLPEIGFGALIAFLIMTFFVLLISIPGYYSVEEFNSFGNVLFMFFDQLKVGFIEELLFRVIIFKLSEELFGSWTAIAVQGILFGFAHAGNPNATIYTTMALILSFSIFFGTAYMITRRIWFVMGFHWSWNFFQAGIYGIQNSGHTQPSLITPVIEGPVWITGGDWGAELSIISVIILFTLGIYFVKIAYSNNQFMKPKWRR from the coding sequence ATGAATTATTACTTCAATAAATATTCCGATCTCTTATCAAATGTTGATCCGCAATCACGTATAGAAAAATTTTTTCAGTTTCCGATTACACGTATGGTGATCATTCTTATTCTATTAGCGCCAAGTTTCTTAATTATTGAAACCGTCCGCGGTGTTGTAATTAAATCAGTAGATTTCACCACGGCAGTTTATTCGGGATATTTTTTCGATGTTCTTCTTATTGCCGCAATGATGATTACATATAGAATTTATACTTCCGCTACAGAAAACCGGAAAGCACATGAAATTTCATTTTTTAAATTCTTGCCCGAGATCGGATTCGGTGCATTAATTGCTTTTTTGATTATGACATTTTTCGTGTTGTTGATATCTATTCCGGGCTACTATTCAGTAGAAGAATTCAATTCATTCGGCAATGTGCTCTTCATGTTTTTTGATCAGTTGAAAGTCGGTTTTATTGAAGAGCTTCTTTTTAGAGTAATCATATTTAAGTTAAGTGAAGAACTGTTCGGAAGTTGGACGGCAATTGCAGTTCAAGGAATTCTTTTTGGTTTTGCCCACGCGGGAAATCCTAATGCAACCATTTATACGACTATGGCTTTAATTCTTTCTTTCAGTATTTTTTTCGGAACGGCTTACATGATTACAAGAAGAATTTGGTTTGTTATGGGATTCCATTGGAGTTGGAATTTTTTTCAAGCCGGTATTTACGGAATTCAAAATTCAGGTCATACACAACCAAGTTTAATAACACCCGTTATCGAAGGTCCGGTTTGGATTACCGGAGGAGATTGGGGGGCGGAGTTATCGATTATTTCCGTAATTATTCTTTTTACACTAGGCATATATTTTGTTAAAATTGCATATAGCAATAATCAATTCATGAAACCAAAGTGGCGGAGATAA
- a CDS encoding DUF6064 family protein, which yields MPFTIEQFLDTMELYNKSIWPLQIAFNTLALIMIFFLFKNSTTGNKFISASLGFFWLWMGIVYHLVFFTQINNAAYGFGIIFIIQGLLFLYFGLIKVDLQFSLRKDWLGILSGIFILYALLIYPILGHYFGHTFPRNPTFGLPCPTTIFTFGLLLFTIKRVPWYLIIIPFIWSLIGTSAAINLTIYEDFGLGIIGVIGFVVLLLTNKTREAIEIK from the coding sequence ATGCCTTTCACGATTGAACAATTTCTCGATACGATGGAACTGTACAACAAGTCCATTTGGCCTCTACAAATTGCATTTAATACACTCGCGCTTATAATGATTTTTTTTCTATTTAAGAATTCAACAACCGGTAATAAGTTTATTAGCGCAAGTTTGGGATTCTTCTGGCTTTGGATGGGAATTGTCTATCACTTAGTATTTTTTACTCAGATTAATAACGCTGCTTATGGCTTTGGAATAATTTTCATTATTCAGGGTTTACTGTTCTTGTACTTTGGTCTTATTAAAGTAGATCTTCAATTTTCTTTAAGGAAAGATTGGCTCGGTATACTAAGTGGAATTTTTATTTTATACGCACTTTTAATTTATCCCATTCTGGGTCATTATTTCGGACACACATTTCCGCGCAATCCAACTTTCGGTCTGCCTTGTCCTACTACAATTTTCACATTCGGATTATTGCTCTTTACAATTAAAAGAGTTCCGTGGTATTTAATTATCATTCCGTTTATTTGGTCGTTAATTGGAACGAGTGCCGCGATTAATTTAACTATTTACGAAGATTTTGGTTTGGGGATAATTGGCGTTATTGGATTCGTTGTGCTATTGTTAACAAATAAAACACGGGAAGCGATCGAGATTAAATAA
- a CDS encoding alpha/beta hydrolase-fold protein, whose protein sequence is MKNLVVLLIFLILTFILFAQTNKVAVEFVVMTKNLNYEENVFIVGNSSELGNWQPDAIQLDKVEENKFSKTIFFPVHEEIEFKFTKGSWSTEEVAENGLVPANKKLYVSNDTSVTYIINRWRKPEEDISFGQITGTVEYITNIKTKDELLPRDIIIWLPPDYYENVEKRYPVLYMHDGQNIIDPSTSFLGIDWQIDETADSLIRRGIIEPIIIVGLYNTSNRRKEYSENDTGYAYINFLIDDVKPLIDHKYRTKSDRQNTAVAGSSMGGLISFMIAWERPDVFSKAACLSPAFKIRNYDYVDNVFEYKGEKKNLLLYVDNGSVGLEDSLQTGIDEMLLNLRQKGFIENKDYIWFKDYDAKHNENAWAKRSWRFLELFFAKGN, encoded by the coding sequence GTGAAAAACTTAGTTGTGCTTCTCATATTTTTGATTCTGACTTTTATATTATTCGCACAGACAAATAAGGTTGCAGTTGAATTTGTTGTGATGACGAAGAATTTAAATTATGAAGAAAATGTTTTTATAGTCGGAAACTCATCTGAATTAGGAAATTGGCAACCAGATGCAATTCAATTGGATAAAGTTGAGGAAAACAAATTTTCTAAAACAATTTTTTTCCCTGTGCATGAAGAAATAGAATTTAAATTCACAAAAGGAAGTTGGTCAACAGAAGAAGTAGCTGAAAATGGATTAGTTCCTGCAAATAAAAAGCTGTATGTAAGTAACGATACATCTGTTACTTATATCATTAATAGATGGAGAAAGCCGGAAGAAGACATTTCTTTTGGGCAAATAACCGGAACTGTTGAATATATCACTAACATCAAAACTAAAGATGAACTTCTTCCGCGGGATATAATTATTTGGCTTCCACCGGACTATTATGAAAATGTTGAGAAACGATATCCGGTTCTCTATATGCATGACGGACAAAACATTATTGATCCGTCAACTTCATTTCTTGGTATCGATTGGCAGATCGATGAAACTGCGGATAGTTTAATCCGACGAGGAATTATAGAACCAATTATTATAGTGGGTTTATATAATACTTCCAATAGGAGGAAAGAATACAGCGAAAACGATACAGGATATGCATACATTAACTTTTTGATTGATGATGTTAAGCCGTTGATTGATCATAAATATAGGACTAAAAGTGATCGACAGAATACAGCGGTTGCTGGGTCATCAATGGGGGGGTTAATTTCTTTTATGATTGCATGGGAAAGACCGGATGTGTTTTCTAAAGCTGCTTGTCTTTCACCGGCATTTAAGATACGCAATTATGATTATGTTGATAATGTTTTTGAATATAAAGGTGAGAAGAAAAATTTGCTTTTATATGTAGATAATGGCAGCGTAGGTTTGGAAGATAGTCTTCAAACCGGTATTGATGAAATGCTTTTAAATCTTAGGCAAAAAGGGTTTATAGAAAACAAGGATTATATTTGGTTCAAAGATTATGATGCGAAGCATAATGAAAACGCATGGGCAAAGCGAAGCTGGCGATTTTTAGAATTATTTTTTGCTAAGGGTAATTGA
- a CDS encoding cupin, translating to MPIKINEPTIIEAAGNKPKIIKEYFGRVNSNTSDVSIARMKSPAGWIEPGQRPEFDEYTLVLTGELHVKTEDEKVIIVKAGEAILTKKSEWIQYSTPNKETEYIAVCLPAFSPDTVHRD from the coding sequence ATGCCAATAAAAATTAATGAGCCGACTATAATAGAAGCCGCCGGCAACAAACCAAAAATTATAAAAGAATATTTTGGAAGAGTTAATTCTAACACAAGTGATGTAAGTATTGCAAGAATGAAAAGTCCAGCCGGTTGGATTGAGCCTGGTCAACGCCCGGAGTTTGATGAATACACACTTGTATTAACCGGTGAACTGCATGTAAAAACAGAAGACGAAAAAGTAATAATAGTTAAAGCCGGTGAAGCTATCCTTACGAAAAAAAGTGAATGGATTCAATACAGCACGCCGAACAAAGAAACAGAATATATTGCAGTTTGCTTACCCGCCTTTTCACCGGACACAGTTCATAGAGATTAA
- a CDS encoding YkgJ family cysteine cluster protein yields the protein MFDYNPCITCGACCAYFRASFHWSECSDGYGQVPVELTENLNSHRRVMKGTNSNNPRCIALQGEIGNCVSCSIYEVRSTVCREFPFSYQDGIPNERCDQARLAHGLQPLKPFDDKGNRAA from the coding sequence ATGTTCGATTATAATCCATGTATAACCTGCGGTGCATGTTGTGCTTATTTTAGAGCTTCGTTCCATTGGAGTGAATGCTCAGATGGATATGGACAAGTTCCCGTAGAACTTACAGAAAATCTGAATTCACACAGGCGTGTTATGAAAGGAACCAACTCGAATAATCCTCGTTGCATCGCGCTGCAAGGTGAAATAGGAAACTGCGTAAGTTGTTCAATATATGAAGTAAGGTCGACCGTCTGCAGAGAATTCCCTTTTTCTTATCAAGATGGAATTCCAAACGAAAGATGTGATCAAGCTAGATTGGCTCATGGACTCCAACCTTTAAAACCATTTGATGACAAAGGTAACAGAGCGGCGTAA
- a CDS encoding PhzF family phenazine biosynthesis protein has protein sequence MRLDLYQVDAFTNILFKGNPAAVCPLNNWLDDKILKNIAAENNLSETAFFVKKDNQYHIRWFTPTIEVDLCGHATLASAYVIFNFIEKEINQIVFESLSGNLTVFREDEFITLNFPARPPKKIFTSDLHLKCLDVEPKEVLLSSKTLFLLNSENEVLNAVPNFDEIKKLDSDGLIITAKGENCDFVSRYFAPHAGIPEDPVTGSAHTALTPYWSKKLNKRKLQAKQLSKRGGELFCEDLGDRINISGKAVLYSIGEIDLA, from the coding sequence ATGAGATTAGATCTTTATCAAGTTGATGCATTTACTAATATTTTGTTTAAGGGAAATCCGGCAGCTGTTTGTCCTTTAAATAATTGGTTGGACGATAAAATACTAAAAAACATTGCAGCAGAGAATAATTTATCGGAAACAGCTTTTTTTGTTAAGAAAGACAATCAATATCATATTAGATGGTTTACACCGACGATTGAAGTTGATCTATGCGGTCACGCTACATTAGCATCAGCATATGTTATATTTAATTTTATCGAGAAAGAAATCAATCAAATAGTCTTTGAATCATTAAGCGGAAATTTAACGGTCTTCAGAGAGGATGAATTTATTACATTAAATTTCCCAGCAAGACCCCCTAAAAAAATTTTTACAAGTGATCTACATCTTAAATGCTTGGATGTTGAACCAAAAGAAGTTTTATTGAGCAGCAAAACACTGTTTCTGTTAAATAGTGAGAATGAAGTACTTAATGCAGTACCCAACTTTGACGAGATTAAAAAATTAGATTCCGACGGATTGATCATTACAGCAAAAGGAGAAAATTGTGATTTTGTTTCAAGGTACTTTGCTCCTCATGCCGGTATTCCCGAAGACCCAGTTACAGGTTCAGCACATACAGCTTTGACACCATATTGGTCAAAAAAATTGAACAAGAGGAAGCTTCAAGCAAAGCAACTTTCAAAACGTGGTGGAGAATTATTTTGTGAAGATTTAGGTGACAGGATAAATATTTCCGGAAAGGCTGTACTTTATTCAATCGGAGAAATAGATTTGGCTTGA